One Argentina anserina chromosome 6, drPotAnse1.1, whole genome shotgun sequence genomic window, AATGGAGTTTGTAGGAGAAAAGTAAGTTGTAAAATAGAGAAATGGTGCTGGGAATTCTGCTTGCTGAAGAGGGTTTTGTTACGTGTTGTTTCaaacaaaattaataaaagGTCCTACCGGGAGTCGAACCCAGGTCGCTGGATTCAAAGTCCAGAGTGCTAACCACTACACCATAGAACCTAAGTTGCATTAAAACCAACTGATATCCTACAAAACTTAATTACTGAAAATTATTTATCTACAAACGAAAGTCACAAATTTATGACGTACTCTTTTGACTTCATCTGTTCATCAAACCATTGAACACTGTTCGTCATTAGGGCGTCGAAGACAATATTGCCAACATTAATGGCAGATTTATAACAGGTCAGCTCATATTTACTTACATTTGTGATTTGTCAGTAACATCGTTGGTTTCTTCCTACTGCAACCTTTAAAAGTTTAAAATAGTTCATGAACATGTATAAGCTTCGATCACTTCGATGGTGTTTCTGAAAAGTTGTCCTAACAATCGCTATGCTGCTACGACATCTTTTCTAGGCTCGATCGGTTTTAGGCTCTCCTGGTTCGAGCAATGAGCCTAAATCTTTGCCGATTGTTATGTGCATGTTCCTTGTTGTTGTATATATGGCGGTATGGGTTTAAGTCTTGGCTAATGTTATGTTTGTTTAGATTGAAGGCAATGTGAGTAGTTCTGCTTGAGTTGCTGATTTTGGTTTGCACTCTTCTCTTCTGTTTGATACCATTTGTTGGTCTGTTCGCCAAAAACACAATACTAAGAATTTGTTTACATCCATCACGCCACCAGTCACCCCTCATCCAAGCAAACTGCAAAGAACTTTAATTACTATTATAATGTTCTCTAAGATCACTCCAATTTTTTATAACTCATTGCCTGATTGGGTTATAACAAATTCACAATGACAAGTCTACCAAAAGGCTTTCCATTTATACTCGTATAAAATTTAGTATAAGGAACGTGTGTCTAGAATCTCACATACACCATCCAGTGCTATCCAagaaaagattaaaaaaaatacaaaacttAGTCCAAGATTCTTAAAAGACCCACATTCTTTTAAGATTTGAGCATAAGTAACATCTATGAGAAATAATTACAAGGAACTGTGGCGACTATACTACTTCACACATTCACACCAAGATCCGTTCTATGGTTCGGTCGTTAATACTTAATAGAGACATTCATGAGTGAAAAAAAAGGTTTTTTTTCGTACCAAATTATACTTTAAAAGCAACAAGTTACCAAATCTCGAGAAGAACATAATAATTGACAAACTAATGTCGTAATTCATAAATATTgaggaaaaaataaagaatgaaAAGACAAATCACTCGTATtaacaacaaaaaattacaCCAAAAATTGGCAAATCTTTCTGAAATTTGCAATTACAAAAGAGAGAGTGAGGAGAAAAACAGAGCCAAATGCCTCGGTGCCACTTCACAGCAGCACagatcttcttcatcatcttcttcttctttttcttcttccccaGCCGCCGGTCCAAGCCTACGTGTCCAGTCCATTCAAACCCGCAACTTTGACCGAGAACATTTTTCCACGGTCAAACTTTTCTCCACCTTCTTCGAAATAGCTTGAAGACACATCGCTCTCTCTATTGCGATCTCTACTACGTCACTTTGTTGAGTTTTGTTCAACACCTTTAAATACTCGTAGTCATTCTTAATCTCCATAAAAACCCAACTCCGAAACCAGAGAAGAACACCAtgacttcttccttcactcatCTCCTCACAAGCAACATGAACAACTTTGACCAGGACCGAACCGGAAGCTGGAGCTGGGGACTCTCCGACCGTTCAACGGAACCCGAAGTTCCTAAGTTCAAGTCACTCCAGCCgccttctctccctctctctcctcctcctccttccccTTCTTCTTACTTGGTTAACACTCCCGGTTTCAGCCCTACTGATTTTTTCAGCTCCCCCATGTTCCTGGCTAACTCTAACGTAAGTTTATGTTCTGCAACTCTCTCTGTTTCATTAGGGTTGTGTTGCCTTGGTTTGAGTTGCTAATATTGTTTGTTCTCTGTTGCAGACTATTCCATCTCCGACCACCGGAGCCTTTTCGAGTCAGATTTTTGACTGGATGAGCAATTCGAAAGAAAGCCAAGGAGCAGAGAAGGAGCAGAAAATGTTGACGGATTTCTCGTTCCAACCTGCAGCATCATCTCCATCGTTCAGCCTTCAACAACAATCTTCTTCAGGCATGGTTTCATCAATGGTGAGTTCTTTTCTCTAAGTTATCTTTGTGCCTCATTTTTCTTATGATCTTATCCTTCTAGTTGTCTAGTTGATGTGGTCCTGCTATTATTGAAGATTAATAATTCTGATAGAGTTCATTATTGATTTGTTAATAGGATGAATCATTGAAAAGTCAACAGCAGCAATCGTGGGGTTTCGACAAAACCTCAAGGCAAGAAGAACCTGTAGCAGAGAAATCTGAATATGCGCCGGTTCAGAGCTTCAATGCTGCTCCAAAACCTGAATACACACACTGCAGCACTCATTCGACTCAATATGTAAGGGAACAGAAATCAGATGATGGATACAATTGGAGAAAATATGGACAGAAGCAAGTGAAAGGTAGCGAAAATCCAAGGAGCTATTACAAGTGTACATTTCCCAATTGCCCTACAAAGAAGAAGGTGGAGAGATCATTGGAAGGACAGATTACTCAGATTGTGTACAAGGGTAGTCACAACCATGCCAAGCCACAATCGACAAGACGATCGTCCTCTCAACAATCCCTGCAAACAACGTATGGGATTTCTAATGAG contains:
- the LOC126801011 gene encoding WRKY transcription factor WRKY24-like, which translates into the protein MTSSFTHLLTSNMNNFDQDRTGSWSWGLSDRSTEPEVPKFKSLQPPSLPLSPPPPSPSSYLVNTPGFSPTDFFSSPMFLANSNTIPSPTTGAFSSQIFDWMSNSKESQGAEKEQKMLTDFSFQPAASSPSFSLQQQSSSGMVSSMDESLKSQQQQSWGFDKTSRQEEPVAEKSEYAPVQSFNAAPKPEYTHCSTHSTQYVREQKSDDGYNWRKYGQKQVKGSENPRSYYKCTFPNCPTKKKVERSLEGQITQIVYKGSHNHAKPQSTRRSSSQQSLQTTYGISNESSTIYNPKTEPVTLQEDSNSASVGGEDEFEQNSPISNSNGADDDNEPEAKRWKGENSNETYAAPGSRIVKEPRIVVQTTSEIDILDDGYRWRKYGQKVVKGNPNPRSYYKCTFTGCPVRKHVERASQDMRAVITTYEGKHNHDVPAARGSGGYGASTRPVSDTNSNSNVSVTAVRPLALPTHSNNLSYLSSLQKQPTSENQSPYTLKMLQNTGSYGYSEL